A DNA window from Archocentrus centrarchus isolate MPI-CPG fArcCen1 chromosome 15, fArcCen1, whole genome shotgun sequence contains the following coding sequences:
- the hmx2 gene encoding homeobox protein HMX2, with amino-acid sequence MSSAEDSGSKCSSGPISSFTIQSILGTPSDEPRSGTKELSKGPPPAPRRRSLSVSSEEECSGGEDSADCFCSDTGHSEPCTQHQAHNFSCLGPAKGLLSGNDGLARRPHLSQPLLQDYKEEQERPCHQMSPLSEDRQTDGADKQGSSAKKKTRTVFSRSQVYQLESTFDMKRYLSSSERACLASSLQLTETQVKTWFQNRRNKWKRQLSAELEAANMAHASAQTLVGMPLVFRDNSLLRVPVPRSIAFPTPLYYPGSNLPALPLYNLYNKIEY; translated from the exons ATGAGTAGCGCAGAAGACAGCGGGAGCAAGTGCTCGTCGGGCCCGATTTCCAGCTTTACTATTCAATCTATTTTAGGCACACCATCCGATGAGCCGCGCTCCGGGACCAAGGAGCTCTCCAAGGGGCCGCCACCAGCGCCGCGGAGGCGCTCACTGTCGGTGTCCTCCGAGGAGGAGTGCAGCGGCGGGGAGGACTCAGCAGACTGTTTCTGCTCCGACACGGGTCACAGCGAGCCGTGCACCCAGCACCAAGCCCATAACTTTTCCTGTTTAG GTCCCGCTAAAGGACTTCTGTCTGGAAATGATGGGCTCGCACGGCGGCCGCACCTGTCACAGCCTCTGCTGCAGGATTataaggaggagcaggagagacCGTGCCATCAAATGTCACCTCTGTCGGAGGACAGACAAACAGACGGTGCGGACAAGCAGGGCAGCTCGGCCAAGAAGAAGACGCGCACGGTTTTCTCCCGGAGTCAGGTGTACCAGCTGGAGTCCACCTTCGACATGAAGAGGTACCTGAGCAGCTCGGAGCGGGCCTGCTTAGCCTCCAGCCTCCAGCTGACGGAGACTCAAGTCAAGACGTGGTTTCAGAACAGGAGGAACAAATGGAAACGACAGCTTTCAGCTGAACTGGAGGCGGCCAACATGGCCCACGCCTCCGCACAGACACTAGTAGGGATGCCGCTGGTTTTCAGAGATAACTCCTTACTGCGCGTTCCCGTTCCTAGGTCTATCGCTTTTCCGACGCCCCTGTACTACCCGGGAAGCAACCTGCCAGCGTTACCTTTATACAACCTGTATAACAAAATCGAGTACTGA
- the hmx3a gene encoding homeobox protein HMX3, protein MPETTQETCASAKDSPFFIKNLLNCDSKPSKPKPLLAATKAGLEGGFSLSQVGDFNFPRFDLPAQRFSLPAHYLERTSAWWYPYTLNSAAHLHRAEVTEKPGARDSSPTSGTDRDSPDLALKSEPDTKDDDEDDEHNNNKSSDEIILEESDTEEAKKDELEEWKKRDEDKKPCRKKKTRTVFSRSQVFQLESTFDMKRYLSSSERAGLAASLHLTETQVKIWFQNRRNKWKRQLAAELEAANLSHAAAQRIVRVPILYHENSASESGGATANVPVSQPLLTFPHPGVYYSHPIVTSVPLLRPV, encoded by the exons ATGCCAGAGACAACACAAGAGACGTGCGCTTCGGCCAAGGACTCTCCTTTCTTCATTAAAAACCTGCTGAACTGTGATAGCAAACCGTCCAAGCCCAAGCCCTTATTGGCTGCCACCAAGGCAGGTTTAGAGGGAGGATTTTCCCTTTCCCAGGTTGGCGACTTCAACTTTCCACGCTTTGACCTGCCCGCACAGAGATTCAGTCTACCGGCTCACTACTTGGAGCGCACCTCAGCATGGTGGTACCCTTACACCCTCAACTCAGCCGCCCATCTACACAGAGCTGAAG TCACCGAGAAACCAGGAGCCAGAGACTCCTCTCCAACTTCGGGCACAGACAGAGACTCGCCGGACCTAGCACTCAAATCCGAGCCGGACACCAAAGATGACGACGAGGACGAcgagcacaacaacaacaaaagcagtGACGAGATAATCCTGGAagaaagcgacacagaagaagccaaaaaagatgagctggaggaatgGAAGAAAAGGGACGAGGACAAGAAGCCCTGCCGCAAGAAGAAGACACGCACAGTGTTCTCACGGAGTCAGGTGTTCCAGCTGGAGTCCACCTTCGACATGAAGCGGTACCTGAGTAGCTCGGAGCGGGCCGGCCTGGCCGCGTCCCTTCACCTGACGGAGACTCAAGTGAAGATATGGTTTCAGAACAGGAGGAACAAGTGGAAAAGGCAGCTGGCGGCGGAGCTAGAGGCCGCCAACCTGAGCCACGCTGCGGCGCAGAGGATAGTCCGGGTGCCCATCCTCTACCATGAGAACTCGGCCTCGGAGAGCGGAGGCGCCACTGCCAACGTGCCCGTCAGCCAACCGCTCCTCACTTTCCCGCACCCCGGCGTCTACTACTCCCATCCCATCGTAACATCTGTGCCGCTGCTCAGACCAGTTTGA